From a single Candidatus Methanomethylicota archaeon genomic region:
- a CDS encoding TIGR00269 family protein, whose product MYCKCGKEGFYLRRHSGEILCKKCFIRSIEKTIHKTIKREKLFEPNDKIMIALSGGKDSLTLLYVLSKRKYGSEIFAVTIDEGVSGYREEGISIAKKMVEKLGIKHYIFTFKEFYGYSLEELYELAFSKKIGLLGCTFCGILRRRLLNEAALKLGATKVATGHNLDDEAQTVFINLIRGDVSRLIRLGIKPLKYREGFIPRVKPLRYIPEKEIAIYAYLMGFPLYERECPYVRASLRDEIRDILNQIENRHPGTKFAMIRTVDKLTQLLKDKIGEIKYCIKCGSPSGKDICRTCQILSMLGICKN is encoded by the coding sequence TTGTATTGTAAATGTGGAAAAGAAGGTTTTTATTTAAGAAGACATTCTGGAGAAATTCTTTGTAAAAAATGCTTTATAAGAAGTATAGAAAAAACTATTCATAAGACTATAAAAAGAGAAAAACTTTTTGAACCAAATGATAAAATAATGATTGCTCTCTCAGGTGGAAAAGATAGTCTTACTTTACTTTATGTATTATCTAAAAGAAAATATGGTAGTGAAATTTTTGCAGTAACAATTGATGAAGGTGTAAGTGGATATAGAGAAGAAGGAATATCTATAGCTAAGAAAATGGTTGAGAAACTTGGAATAAAGCATTATATTTTTACTTTTAAAGAATTCTATGGTTATTCTCTTGAAGAACTTTATGAATTGGCTTTTTCAAAAAAAATAGGATTATTAGGTTGTACTTTTTGTGGAATATTAAGAAGAAGATTGCTTAATGAAGCTGCACTTAAATTAGGAGCTACTAAAGTAGCTACTGGACATAATTTAGATGATGAAGCTCAAACAGTATTTATAAATTTAATACGTGGTGATGTTTCAAGATTAATAAGACTTGGTATTAAGCCTTTAAAATATAGAGAAGGTTTTATTCCTAGAGTAAAACCTCTTAGATATATTCCAGAAAAAGAAATTGCTATATATGCATATTTAATGGGATTTCCTTTATATGAAAGAGAATGTCCTTATGTTAGAGCTTCTCTTAGAGATGAAATTAGAGATATTTTAAATCAAATAGAAAATAGACATCCTGGAACTAAATTTGCTATGATTAGAACAGTAGATAAATTAACTCAATTATTGAAAGATAAAATAGGTGAAATAAAATATTGTATTAAATGCGGCTCTCCTTCAGGTAAGGATATATGTAGAACTTGTCAAATATTATCAATGCTTGGAATATGTAAAAATTAA
- a CDS encoding radical SAM protein, with translation MYIDFYKGIPKGCEICLKGAKLVLFITGLCKKNCYYCPLSEEKRGKDVIYANELLIRNDLEILLEGKAINAEGTGITGGDPLLRLNRTLKYIKMLKDFFGKNHHIHLYTNGMYANSEVILNLKKVGLDEIRFHTMNEIKSIELAKDIGLSVGVEIPAIPNEEDRIKKLALYLNKIGVEFLNINQLEFSSTNFLQLKERGFEIEGNNAVKGSEDLAIKIIKWAEDEGLELKIHYCSISKKDGVQYKMRIVRRRNNVIRLYEEALEDGLIGKFVLETKENPHYIRKKLIKELKIKPNMIGISRDGKNIEISRNLINEVKKLIPNVKIKYIKELPTAIREKIEEINIQKNEEEQQFHQD, from the coding sequence TTGTATATTGATTTTTATAAAGGAATTCCTAAAGGATGTGAAATATGCCTTAAAGGTGCAAAATTAGTACTTTTCATAACTGGACTTTGTAAAAAGAATTGTTATTATTGTCCATTAAGTGAAGAAAAGAGAGGAAAAGATGTAATTTATGCTAATGAATTATTAATAAGAAATGATTTAGAAATTTTACTTGAAGGAAAGGCAATTAATGCTGAAGGAACAGGAATAACTGGTGGAGATCCATTATTAAGATTAAATAGAACTTTAAAATATATAAAAATGTTAAAAGATTTTTTTGGAAAAAATCATCATATTCATTTATATACTAATGGAATGTATGCAAATAGTGAAGTAATTTTAAATCTTAAAAAAGTAGGTTTAGATGAAATAAGATTTCATACAATGAATGAAATTAAATCCATAGAATTAGCAAAAGATATTGGATTGAGTGTAGGTGTAGAAATTCCAGCTATTCCTAATGAAGAAGATAGAATAAAAAAATTAGCACTTTATTTAAATAAAATAGGTGTAGAATTTCTTAACATAAATCAATTAGAATTTTCTTCAACTAATTTTCTTCAATTAAAAGAAAGAGGATTTGAAATTGAAGGAAATAATGCAGTAAAAGGAAGTGAAGATTTAGCAATTAAGATTATTAAATGGGCTGAAGATGAAGGATTAGAATTAAAAATCCATTATTGTTCTATTTCTAAAAAAGATGGAGTTCAATATAAAATGAGAATAGTTAGAAGAAGAAATAATGTTATTAGACTTTATGAAGAAGCTTTAGAAGATGGATTAATAGGGAAATTTGTATTAGAAACAAAAGAAAATCCTCATTATATAAGAAAAAAATTAATTAAAGAATTAAAAATTAAACCAAATATGATAGGAATTTCTAGAGATGGAAAAAATATTGAAATATCTAGGAATTTAATTAATGAAGTTAAGAAATTAATACCAAATGTAAAAATTAAATATATAAAAGAACTTCCAACAGCAATAAGAGAAAAAATTGAAGAAATTAATATACAGAAAAACGAAGAAGAGCAGCAATTCCACCAAGATTAA
- the cutA gene encoding divalent-cation tolerance protein CutA, with product MFIVTFITVGNKDEARKIANKLIEEKLAACINIIDNVESIFLWKGKIEEAKEVLLIIKTKIDKIENLIKRVRELHSYEIPEIIWFELKGGLESYLNWIEESLK from the coding sequence ATGTTTATTGTTACTTTTATAACTGTCGGAAATAAAGATGAAGCAAGAAAAATTGCTAATAAACTTATAGAAGAAAAATTAGCTGCTTGTATTAATATAATAGATAATGTAGAATCTATATTTTTATGGAAAGGAAAAATAGAAGAAGCAAAAGAAGTACTCTTAATAATAAAAACAAAAATTGATAAAATTGAAAATTTAATAAAAAGAGTAAGAGAATTACATAGTTATGAAATTCCAGAGATTATATGGTTTGAATTAAAAGGTGGACTTGAAAGTTATTTGAATTGGATTGAAGAAAGTCTTAAATAG
- a CDS encoding aldehyde dehydrogenase family protein codes for MQIRFSEEYGRMMHFIDNKFIEPETEKWYPVYDPGLGKEIAKVPALSVNDVNKAIASAANAFEKWSNIPIFDRLQYLVRLKILIEEKQEELAKILSQNVGKTIKEGRAEVRRALEAVDAALGAPHLFMNVRKIMNLAKVEPEIDMEMVREPLGVFAIISPFNFPIMIAMWVIPWALTLGDTVVIKPSSLDPIPITLFMNLFAEAGYPPGVINLINGTGPASEELLKHPEIQGVYFVGSTPVGERIYSVACSHGKRAICQCGAKNPVVIMPDAALEPTVENVVSGFFDMCGQRCLAPGVLITVGEAYEKFINPIIERVKKIKVGYQLLDDTNMGPMVAAKERDRVAGMIQRAIDEGAKVIIDGRNIKVDEKYKEGFYLGPTILDDVKPGMEIEQEEIFGPVMPIVRVSSFEEAIEIANNRQYGNTGTIYTCSGKWFREFAKRVKAGNIAANMAVAQPQQYFPFPARKKSHYGTLTGQVAIVDFLTDMKVIMQRWW; via the coding sequence ATGCAAATACGTTTTTCAGAAGAATATGGCCGAATGATGCATTTTATAGATAATAAATTCATAGAACCAGAAACTGAAAAATGGTATCCAGTATACGATCCAGGTCTTGGAAAAGAAATAGCAAAAGTTCCAGCACTTTCAGTAAATGATGTTAATAAAGCAATAGCTTCAGCTGCAAATGCTTTTGAAAAATGGTCAAATATTCCAATTTTTGATAGACTACAATATCTTGTTAGATTAAAAATCTTAATTGAAGAAAAACAAGAAGAACTTGCTAAAATACTTTCTCAAAATGTTGGAAAAACAATAAAAGAAGGGCGTGCTGAAGTAAGAAGAGCATTAGAAGCTGTTGATGCAGCATTAGGAGCACCACATTTATTCATGAATGTTAGAAAAATTATGAATTTAGCAAAAGTTGAACCAGAAATTGATATGGAAATGGTAAGAGAGCCCTTAGGAGTTTTTGCAATCATATCACCATTTAATTTTCCAATAATGATTGCTATGTGGGTAATTCCTTGGGCTCTAACACTTGGAGACACTGTAGTAATTAAGCCAAGTTCTCTAGATCCTATACCAATAACACTTTTCATGAATTTATTTGCTGAAGCAGGATATCCTCCTGGTGTAATAAACTTAATAAATGGAACAGGCCCAGCTTCTGAAGAATTATTAAAACATCCAGAAATTCAAGGAGTATATTTCGTAGGTTCAACACCTGTTGGAGAGAGAATATATTCAGTAGCATGTTCTCATGGAAAGAGAGCTATATGTCAATGTGGTGCTAAAAATCCAGTAGTAATAATGCCAGATGCAGCTCTTGAACCTACTGTTGAAAATGTAGTTAGTGGATTCTTTGATATGTGTGGTCAACGTTGTCTTGCTCCAGGAGTACTTATAACTGTTGGAGAAGCTTATGAAAAATTCATTAATCCAATTATTGAAAGAGTAAAGAAAATAAAAGTAGGATATCAATTACTTGATGATACTAATATGGGGCCTATGGTAGCAGCAAAAGAACGTGATAGAGTAGCTGGAATGATTCAAAGAGCTATAGATGAAGGAGCTAAAGTAATAATAGATGGTAGAAATATAAAAGTTGATGAAAAATATAAAGAAGGATTTTATCTTGGTCCAACAATATTAGATGATGTTAAACCAGGAATGGAAATAGAACAAGAAGAAATATTTGGACCAGTTATGCCAATAGTAAGAGTTTCAAGTTTTGAAGAAGCTATTGAAATAGCAAATAATCGTCAATATGGCAATACTGGAACAATATATACTTGTAGTGGGAAATGGTTTAGAGAATTTGCAAAAAGAGTTAAAGCAGGAAATATTGCTGCAAATATGGCAGTTGCTCAACCTCAACAATACTTCCCATTCCCAGCAAGAAAGAAGAGCCATTATGGAACTCTTACAGGACAAGTAGCTATTGTAGACTTTTTAACAGATATGAAAGTAATAATGCAAAGATGGTGGTAA
- a CDS encoding mRNA surveillance protein pelota, whose amino-acid sequence MRIIEKDLKNKSIEIEIEDIEDLWHLYNLIDIGDKVCGYTMREIRILKKDGSEERCGKHRVYMCIEVEDLQFQRFTENLRIRGKIISCPEEVHAKGQYHTFSIKVGDCIKIIKKLWLSFHEERLSLAEKKEKQNALIVTIDEEEAEIFLIRGDAISHLISINSNLPGKYLENNRSSERRNFLLSITKEIIRIAEREKAHIIIGGPGFTKNDLFSILKEKNVNAILEDASSIGFSGVREIIKRGALSKIFKNSLIVRDLKLIDELLFRLAKKPSMVAYGLNEVKKVAEQGAVDSLLISEKIFKTASFEERILLEEICKNVEKYGGKVYFISLDNEKGIQLFNLGGIAALLRFSVY is encoded by the coding sequence ATGCGTATTATAGAAAAAGATTTGAAAAATAAATCAATAGAAATTGAAATAGAGGATATTGAAGATCTTTGGCATTTGTATAACTTAATAGATATTGGAGATAAAGTTTGTGGTTATACAATGAGAGAAATAAGAATTCTTAAAAAAGATGGAAGTGAAGAAAGATGTGGAAAACATAGAGTTTATATGTGTATAGAAGTTGAAGATTTACAATTTCAACGTTTTACTGAAAATTTGAGAATAAGAGGAAAAATAATATCTTGTCCTGAAGAAGTTCATGCAAAAGGGCAATATCATACTTTTTCAATAAAAGTAGGAGATTGTATAAAAATTATTAAAAAACTATGGCTTTCATTTCATGAAGAAAGACTTTCACTTGCAGAGAAAAAAGAAAAACAAAATGCTTTAATTGTAACAATAGATGAAGAAGAGGCAGAAATATTCTTAATAAGAGGAGATGCTATATCACATTTAATTAGTATAAACTCAAATCTTCCTGGAAAATATTTAGAAAATAATAGATCTTCTGAAAGACGTAATTTTCTTTTAAGTATTACAAAAGAAATAATTAGAATAGCTGAAAGAGAGAAGGCTCATATCATAATAGGAGGACCAGGTTTTACTAAAAATGATCTTTTCTCTATATTAAAAGAAAAAAATGTTAATGCTATATTAGAAGATGCTTCTTCTATAGGATTTTCTGGTGTTAGAGAAATCATTAAAAGAGGAGCTCTTTCAAAAATTTTTAAAAATTCACTTATTGTTAGAGATTTAAAATTAATAGATGAATTATTATTTCGTTTAGCAAAAAAACCATCTATGGTTGCTTATGGATTAAATGAAGTGAAAAAAGTTGCTGAACAAGGAGCTGTAGATTCACTTTTAATTTCAGAAAAAATTTTTAAAACTGCTAGTTTTGAAGAAAGAATTCTTTTAGAAGAAATATGTAAAAATGTTGAAAAATATGGTGGAAAAGTATATTTCATAAGTTTAGATAATGAGAAAGGAATTCAATTATTTAATCTTGGTGGAATTGCTGCTCTTCTTCGTTTTTCTGTATATTAA
- a CDS encoding nucleotidyltransferase domain-containing protein, whose protein sequence is MAKKISPIYEEKDVIYDNKRWELLKELREKAMEVMKVLAKNSIESIIHGSIARGDVNEKSDIDIFIPQVIPSYIIENALLENGFKFYKKEITQATPNHVIKAIIYLDEKTKVTFPLIPLREREREFYKFGGEIELKELEKGKRVPGVDKRLMLIIPTNYGHHEISILYNTIEAAKIVGVSLELIMERIRVLTRRDEIGRTGVYFKADVNDNESFEAKFKERLEKDPNLRRLLIKRGIVFVY, encoded by the coding sequence ATGGCAAAAAAAATTTCACCAATTTATGAAGAAAAAGATGTAATTTATGATAATAAAAGATGGGAACTTTTAAAAGAACTTAGAGAAAAAGCAATGGAAGTGATGAAAGTATTAGCTAAAAATTCTATAGAATCAATAATTCATGGAAGTATAGCTCGAGGTGATGTAAATGAAAAAAGTGATATTGATATATTCATACCACAAGTAATTCCTTCATATATAATAGAAAATGCTTTATTAGAAAATGGATTTAAATTTTATAAAAAAGAAATTACTCAAGCAACACCAAATCATGTAATTAAAGCAATAATTTATTTAGATGAAAAAACAAAAGTGACTTTTCCATTGATTCCTTTAAGAGAAAGAGAAAGAGAATTTTACAAATTTGGAGGAGAAATTGAATTAAAAGAACTTGAAAAAGGAAAAAGAGTACCAGGAGTAGATAAAAGATTAATGTTAATAATACCTACAAATTATGGCCATCATGAGATATCTATTCTTTATAATACTATAGAAGCAGCTAAAATAGTTGGTGTTAGTTTAGAATTAATAATGGAAAGAATAAGAGTTTTAACAAGAAGAGATGAAATTGGAAGAACAGGAGTATATTTTAAAGCTGATGTTAATGATAATGAAAGTTTTGAAGCTAAATTTAAAGAAAGATTAGAAAAGGATCCAAATTTAAGAAGACTTTTAATTAAACGTGGGATTGTATTTGTATATTGA
- a CDS encoding FprA family A-type flavoprotein has translation MIKLTEGIFWIGVIDWNIRDFHGYLTRRGTTYNAYLIKDEKTVLIDTVKYNFKEELIKKINEISNIEQIDYIIINHVEKDHSSSLPYIIEKAKKAKIITSKKGEEGLIKHYGENLNIEVVKTGDQLNIGRKTLTFIEVPMLHWPDSMFTYIIEDEILMPNDAFGQHLATSERFDDEVNESILMEEAAKYYANILMPFSDLILRKIQELSNIKIKIIAPSHGIIWRSNPMKIISAYRKWSEGFSKNKAVIVYDTMWGSTEIMARTIAEGIINQEVEVKLFKLRDSDVTDIVTEILDTKAIIVGSPTINNSMFPSVSSFMNYIIGLKPKGKIWAFFGSYGWGGGAVNQMMEMVKKNNFKIYGSLEIKYVPTIKEIQDCFNFGKNIANEIKGL, from the coding sequence ATGATTAAATTAACTGAAGGAATATTTTGGATAGGAGTAATTGATTGGAATATTAGAGATTTTCATGGTTATTTAACAAGAAGGGGGACTACATATAATGCTTATTTAATAAAAGATGAAAAAACTGTACTTATAGATACAGTGAAATATAATTTTAAAGAAGAACTTATTAAAAAAATTAATGAAATTTCTAATATAGAACAAATAGACTACATTATAATAAATCATGTAGAAAAAGATCATTCAAGCTCACTTCCTTATATAATTGAAAAAGCAAAAAAAGCTAAAATCATAACTTCAAAGAAAGGAGAAGAAGGATTAATAAAACATTATGGTGAAAATCTAAATATTGAAGTTGTTAAAACAGGAGATCAATTAAATATTGGAAGAAAAACTTTAACTTTTATAGAAGTTCCAATGCTACATTGGCCAGATAGTATGTTTACTTATATTATTGAAGATGAAATTTTAATGCCAAATGATGCTTTTGGACAACATTTAGCTACTTCAGAAAGATTTGATGATGAAGTTAATGAAAGTATTTTAATGGAAGAAGCTGCAAAATATTATGCAAATATTTTAATGCCTTTTTCTGATTTAATATTAAGAAAAATTCAAGAATTATCAAATATTAAAATAAAGATTATTGCACCTAGTCATGGTATTATATGGCGAAGTAATCCTATGAAAATAATAAGTGCTTATAGAAAATGGAGTGAAGGATTTTCAAAAAATAAGGCTGTTATAGTATACGACACTATGTGGGGAAGTACTGAAATAATGGCCAGAACTATAGCAGAAGGAATTATTAATCAAGAAGTTGAAGTAAAATTATTTAAATTAAGAGATTCAGATGTAACAGATATTGTCACTGAAATATTAGATACAAAAGCAATAATAGTAGGATCTCCTACCATTAACAATTCCATGTTCCCTTCAGTAAGTAGTTTCATGAATTATATAATTGGATTAAAACCTAAGGGAAAAATTTGGGCATTCTTTGGTTCTTATGGATGGGGAGGGGGAGCAGTAAATCAAATGATGGAAATGGTTAAGAAAAATAATTTTAAGATTTATGGAAGTTTAGAAATCAAATATGTACCAACAATTAAGGAAATTCAAGATTGTTTTAACTTTGGTAAAAATATTGCTAATGAAATTAAAGGATTATAA
- a CDS encoding site-2 protease family protein, whose product MKEWIQFLLIILAFWSFMIIAKPFLPKSIEVRPFYLMWRTTRFNKFIEKSGDKLKSFWKIIWNIGIAICLGGSIYITYILSKNLYSLLFNIEEASPVSLLIPGITITPTFNTLFFFSLSIVIILISHEFSHGVAARAEGIKIKSTGLILLAIIPGAFVEPDEESLNNSRKISQARVYAAGSTANIIIALIALILLLNGDLLISPFYETSSSGILITGIVPGSPADGILNNWDVIIGINEYKILEVRDLEKILKSINPGSLVELHILRGGKIESLNMILGKSPTTNYSYIGVYIYPYYAPKYALLPSFLPFYLFNSLNWIYMLSLSVGLINIMPIPALDGDKLINVILKYLFKNRSSIIYNVIRWYCLMILILNISFSFIAFPSFKLS is encoded by the coding sequence TTGAAAGAGTGGATTCAATTCCTATTAATAATATTGGCATTTTGGTCATTTATGATTATAGCTAAGCCTTTTCTTCCAAAAAGCATAGAAGTTCGTCCTTTTTATTTAATGTGGAGGACAACAAGATTTAATAAATTTATAGAAAAAAGTGGTGATAAATTAAAATCTTTTTGGAAAATTATTTGGAATATAGGTATTGCTATTTGTTTAGGTGGATCTATTTATATAACATATATTTTAAGTAAAAATCTTTATTCACTTTTATTTAATATTGAAGAAGCTTCTCCAGTTTCATTATTAATACCAGGAATAACAATAACACCTACATTTAATACTCTATTCTTTTTCTCTCTATCTATAGTCATAATATTAATTTCTCATGAATTTTCTCATGGAGTTGCTGCTAGAGCTGAAGGTATAAAAATAAAAAGTACTGGTTTAATATTATTAGCAATAATTCCTGGTGCTTTTGTTGAACCAGATGAAGAAAGTCTTAATAATTCAAGAAAAATTTCTCAAGCTAGGGTTTATGCTGCAGGTTCTACAGCAAATATAATTATAGCCTTAATAGCATTAATTTTATTATTAAATGGAGATTTATTAATTTCTCCATTTTATGAAACTTCTTCTTCAGGAATATTAATAACAGGTATAGTTCCTGGTTCTCCTGCTGATGGAATTTTGAATAATTGGGATGTTATTATTGGAATAAATGAATATAAAATATTAGAGGTTAGAGATCTTGAAAAAATTCTTAAATCTATTAATCCAGGAAGTTTAGTAGAACTTCATATTTTAAGAGGAGGAAAAATTGAATCTTTAAATATGATTTTAGGAAAATCTCCAACTACTAATTATTCATACATTGGAGTTTATATATATCCATATTATGCACCTAAATATGCTTTATTACCTTCTTTCTTACCTTTTTACTTATTCAATTCTTTAAATTGGATATATATGCTATCACTTAGTGTTGGATTAATAAATATAATGCCAATACCTGCATTAGATGGAGATAAATTAATTAATGTTATATTAAAATATTTATTTAAAAATAGAAGTAGCATAATTTATAATGTTATAAGATGGTATTGTCTTATGATATTAATACTTAATATATCTTTTAGTTTTATTGCTTTTCCATCTTTTAAATTAAGTTGA